The Acanthochromis polyacanthus isolate Apoly-LR-REF ecotype Palm Island chromosome 2, KAUST_Apoly_ChrSc, whole genome shotgun sequence genome contains a region encoding:
- the LOC110956263 gene encoding BTB/POZ domain-containing protein KCTD12-like, whose product MAQTDRQSSTFPEIVELNVGGQVYVTRLETLTAVPNSLLWAKFTQSSPADLPKDSKGRFFFDRDGFLFRYILDYLRDSELFLPEFFKEKRRLQKEADFFQLPELSRRLAATSKDSSYTEDSGDPEEAELLSPVTSSSDRALRSPGAPAGFITVGYRGSYTIGRDIQADAKFRRVARITVCSKISLAKEVFGETLNESRDPDRPPDKYTSRYYLKYNFLEQAFDRLADAGFHMVACSSTGTCSYGSSDPGEDKLWTSYTEYVFCR is encoded by the coding sequence ATGGCACAAACCGACAGACAAAGTTCAACTTTCCCTGAGATCGTGGAGCTGAACGTGGGCGGGCAGGTGTATGTAACCCGTCTGGAAACTCTCACCGCGGTCCCCAACTCTCTCCTCTGGGCCAAGTTCACCCAGAGCTCCCCGGCGGATCTGCCCAAAGACAGCAAGGGCCGCTTCTTCTTCGACCGGGACGGCTTTCTGTTCCGCTACATTTTGGATTACTTGCGCGACTCGGAGCTTTTCCTGCCCGAGTTTTTCAAAGAGAAGCGGAGGCTGCAGAAAGAGGCGGACTTCTTCCAGCTGCCGGAGCTGTCGAGGCGCCTGGCAGCGACCAGTAAGGACAGCTCGTACACGGAGGACAGCGGCGACCCGGAGGAGGCTGAGCTCCTCAGCCCGGTCACCTCCTCCTCGGACCGGGCGCTGCGCTCCCCCGGGGCCCCCGCCGGCTTCATCACCGTCGGCTACAGAGGCAGCTACACCATCGGGAGGGACATCCAGGCGGACGCCAAGTTCCGCAGGGTGGCCAGAATAACTGTGTGCAGCAAGATCTCTCTGGCTAAAGAGGTGTTCGGGGAAACCCTGAATGAAAGCCGAGACCCGGACCGCCCCCCTGATAAATACACCTCCAGGTATTACCTCAAGTATAACTTTCTGGAGCAGGCGTTTGACCGGCTGGCCGACGCTGGTTTCCACATGGTGGCCTGCAGCTCTACAGGGACCTGCTCCTACGGCAGCAGTGACCCCGGAGAGGACAAACTGTGGACCAGCTACACCGAGTATGTCTTCTGTCGATGA